Part of the Catalinimonas alkaloidigena genome is shown below.
ACGGATGTCATACAGGCTATAGTACTGTGGATTGGAGGGGTTATTTGTTTAGTGCTGATGATTGATAAGCTACCTGAGGGTTTCACTCAGGTTTTTGAGATAGCTGACGCGAATCAGAAGTTTGGTACAGGTAGTATGGAATGGAACCTGAACGAGCGAACATTCTGGACAGTGGCATTACTCGGGATTTTTCACTTTTTGGCCATGTATTCCAGCGACCAGAATGTGATTCAAAGGTATGTCGCCTCCCAAAGTACGCGGGAAGCCCGTAAAGCTACCCTGATTTATTCAGTAGTGGCCTTACCAACCTGGTCCTTATTTTTCTTTATAGGTACCACTTTGTTCGCCTTTTACACCGTCTTTCCCGAAACGGTAATCAGCACAATGGAAGCAGATCAGGTCTTTCCTTATTTTATCTTGAGCCAGCTTCCGGCAGGGGTTGCCGGATTAATTATAGCAGCAGTATTGGCAGCAGGAATGTCCACACTGGACTCCAGTATCAATGCTATAGCAACGGTCACTGTGGTTGACATTCTCAAACCGTACTGGTTGAAAGGGCAGGCTGACGCTATCTACCTGAGGATGGCAAGGTACATTGCCATAGGCGTCTCACTCCTTATGATGGGGGGAGCCTTTTTCTTCAGCGTCATAGAAAAAGAAAGTATCAATGATATCAGTTGGATTGTCTCTTCGGTATTTGGAGGTTGCCTGGTAGGTTTATTTATGATAGGTTTTTTCACCACTCGCGTAGGCTACCGGGCAGTGTTATGGGCATTGCTCATTTCAGTATCAATCAATCTGTATCTGGGCATCAGCCTGACGGGCATACTGCCTGAAGCTATAAGTATTGATATACAGGCTTATTGGGTAGGAGTGATTGTTAACCTGCTTTTCATTGCCCTGGCCTATATTTTCAGTTTTTTTATTAAAAACAAAAAGGAGTTAGATGGTCTGACTGTCTGGACTACCTTGAAAGCAAAAGATATTAAAGTGAGTTAGAATATATGAAGGCAGATAATACAAATAAATTACAGGGAATTATTCCTCCTATTGCCACTCCCTTGCTAGACCAGTACACCATGGATAAAATGGGTTTGGTCAAATTACTCAAGCATGTGATTGATGGGGGAGTGCATGGGCTTTTTATGCTGGGTACTACCGGAGAAGCAGTCAGCTTAAGCTATCGGCTACGCTATGATATCATGGAGCAGTGTATCTCGGAAGTAAGAGGACAGCTACCCGTATTGGTAGGCGTAAGTGATACCAGTCTGGAAGAGGCGATAGCATTTTCAAGAAAAGCTGAAAAGGCTGGCGTAAGCGGTATAGTTGTAGCGCCGCCCTATTATTTTCCATGCGCTCAGGAGGCATTATATGAATATGTGGTGCAGCTGGCAGAGGCCATTAACATACCGACTTATATCTACAATATTCCAAGCCACAGCCCACATGTCTTTTCAGAGGATACAGTGGTCAGGTTACTGAATCATCCTCAGATCGCTGGTTATAAAGATAGTAGCTGTAGCATGATGGCCTTTCATCAAATGAAGCATAAACTGGGAGCGGGCTTTAACAAAACCTACCTGCTCGGGCCGGAAGAACTGTTAGGGGAAGCGGTGATGATGGGCGCTGATGGAGGGGTCAATGGAGGAGCGAACGCCTTCCCTCAATTGTACGTGAGCCTTTATCATGCCGCAAAAGCCGGTGACGTGCAGAAAGTAAATGCATTGCAAGAGCAGGTAATGCGCATCAGCCACACGCTTTATCAGGGAGGTAAGACCGTCATACAGGGCATTAAGTTCGCCTTAACAGAAATGGGAATTTGTCAGGATTTTGTAGCTCTTCCGCTCGCCCCATTAGATCATTTGGAAAAAGAAGCAATGCGGCAATTTCTGGAAAAATTTGAAGTAGTATTATAAATTAACATCATGGAAGAAAGTAAACTATATGCCTTGCCTGAACTCCTGATAAAGCTGGATGAAGAACGTATGGCCGGAAAAAAAATCGTATTTACCAATGGCTGCTTTGATATTCTCCATCGTGGGCATGCGACATACCTGAGGAAAGCCCGTTCATTGGGTGATTTGTTGGTTATTGGACTGAACTCCGATGCGTCGGTAAAGCGGCTCAAAGGAGAGAGTCGTCCCATCAACAATGAAGATGACCGGGCTTACATACTGGAAAGTCTGGAATGTGTAAATTATGTGGTCAAATTTGGTGAAGATACCCCCCACGAATTATTATCACAGCTCA
Proteins encoded:
- a CDS encoding sodium:solute symporter, giving the protein MGVEFRALDIVTLLIYLAAMAGLGYYFSKKNNSTEEYFVGNRSFKGWVIGLSMLSTSISSITFLAFPAAAYTLDWRQLISNLMLPLAAVLAIVVFIPFFRRGKLTSAFEYLGDRFGPVTRLYGTVSFLILQIIRIGQILFLVAIPVNLFTGIPIVTTIMLVGVFIAFYTVIGGIDAVIWTDVIQAIVLWIGGVICLVLMIDKLPEGFTQVFEIADANQKFGTGSMEWNLNERTFWTVALLGIFHFLAMYSSDQNVIQRYVASQSTREARKATLIYSVVALPTWSLFFFIGTTLFAFYTVFPETVISTMEADQVFPYFILSQLPAGVAGLIIAAVLAAGMSTLDSSINAIATVTVVDILKPYWLKGQADAIYLRMARYIAIGVSLLMMGGAFFFSVIEKESINDISWIVSSVFGGCLVGLFMIGFFTTRVGYRAVLWALLISVSINLYLGISLTGILPEAISIDIQAYWVGVIVNLLFIALAYIFSFFIKNKKELDGLTVWTTLKAKDIKVS
- a CDS encoding dihydrodipicolinate synthase family protein, translating into MKADNTNKLQGIIPPIATPLLDQYTMDKMGLVKLLKHVIDGGVHGLFMLGTTGEAVSLSYRLRYDIMEQCISEVRGQLPVLVGVSDTSLEEAIAFSRKAEKAGVSGIVVAPPYYFPCAQEALYEYVVQLAEAINIPTYIYNIPSHSPHVFSEDTVVRLLNHPQIAGYKDSSCSMMAFHQMKHKLGAGFNKTYLLGPEELLGEAVMMGADGGVNGGANAFPQLYVSLYHAAKAGDVQKVNALQEQVMRISHTLYQGGKTVIQGIKFALTEMGICQDFVALPLAPLDHLEKEAMRQFLEKFEVVL
- the rfaE2 gene encoding D-glycero-beta-D-manno-heptose 1-phosphate adenylyltransferase is translated as MEESKLYALPELLIKLDEERMAGKKIVFTNGCFDILHRGHATYLRKARSLGDLLVIGLNSDASVKRLKGESRPINNEDDRAYILESLECVNYVVKFGEDTPHELLSQLKPDILVKGGDYKLEDVVGREFAIEVVLIDFVDGYSTTKTIQQMKEKA